In Physeter macrocephalus isolate SW-GA chromosome 2, ASM283717v5, whole genome shotgun sequence, a single window of DNA contains:
- the LOC102990349 gene encoding LOW QUALITY PROTEIN: ras association domain-containing protein 6-like (The sequence of the model RefSeq protein was modified relative to this genomic sequence to represent the inferred CDS: inserted 2 bases in 1 codon) — protein sequence MTMVAHQSSSWICINERTCITREQLNSLLKTYSIFYRNQKNLHILYGQTDDGKLIVEGTLDIFWGVKQTIQLKIQDEKQIPSFTALKSPDVFSKRRMTRWGEFDDLYRISDLDKTQIPVSGATDSQKDYLSYHSSTLKLHADEEPESPLXTMSEATLVRKRMKPPMMDRKDRQKHRASINRHFYNHEIENSAQDFALYMIFATGEQRRLKKTDIPLLHRLLWVPSKKNARIFLMDKDAEEISSDVTRYINFHFSLLESILQRLNEEEKREIQRTITKFRTEKAIILKCLRSKQEIENL from the exons ATGACTATGGTGGCTCACCAGTCCTCTTCTTGGATCTGCATCAATGAGAGGACATGCATTACCAGGGAACAACTTAACTCTTTATTGAAGACCTATAGCATCTTTTATAGGAACCAGAAAAATCTGCATATTTTATATGGACAGACTGACGATGGTAAACTAATTGTTGAAGGAACGCTGGACATTTTCTGGGGAGTAAAGCAGACTATACAACTGAAAATACAAGATGAGAAGCAAATCCCTTCTTTCACTGCGCTGAAGTCACCAGATGTCTTTTCCAAAAGGCGAATGACACGCTGGGGAGAATTTGATGATCTTTACCGTATTAGTGATTTGGACAAGACTCAGATTCCGGTGTCTGGAGCAACAGATTCCCAGAAAGATTATTTATCTTATCACAGTAGCACTCTGAAGCTTCATGCAGATGAAGAACCTGAATCCCCATT AACCATGAGTGAAGCAACCCTGGTGAGAAAAAGGATGAAGCCACCAATGATGGACAGAAAGGACAGACAGAAGCATAGGGCCTCTATTAACAGACACTTTTATAACCATG AGATTGAAAATAGTGCCCAGGATTTTGCACTTTACATGATTTTTGCAACAGGAGAGCAGAGACGGCTAAAGAAAACGGACATTCCGCTACTGCATAGACTCCTATGGGTACCATCCAAAAAGAATGCTCGCATTTTCCTCATGGATAAAGATGCAGAAGAAATTAGCAGTGATGTGACTCGGTAtattaactttcatttttctctcctggaaTCCATCCTTCAAAGattaaatgaagaagagaaaagagagattcaaagaacaataacaaaattcAGGACAGAAAAGGCTATCATACTGAAATGTCTTCGAAGTaaacaggaaatagaaaatttatga